One Roseomonas gilardii subsp. gilardii genomic region harbors:
- a CDS encoding TetR/AcrR family transcriptional regulator, whose translation MAQRVREAARELFYRQGIHATGVDEICRVAGTTKMGLYRAYPSKDALIETILQERCEAQEKLACVTGDDSLSPRERLLAFVNMAAATVLTPGFRGCPLGLAIAEFPDPGHPARQVADHHKQAMRETLRRLCTEAGAPATLGDSLQLLIEGAFAVAPALGNEAASRSLESSAHALIAASLPA comes from the coding sequence GTGGCGCAACGTGTCCGCGAGGCGGCCCGCGAGCTGTTCTATCGCCAGGGCATCCATGCCACCGGCGTGGACGAGATCTGCCGGGTCGCCGGCACCACGAAGATGGGTCTCTACCGCGCCTATCCCTCCAAGGACGCGCTGATCGAGACGATCCTGCAGGAACGCTGCGAGGCGCAGGAGAAGCTGGCCTGCGTCACCGGGGATGACTCGCTCTCCCCGCGCGAACGGCTCCTGGCCTTCGTCAACATGGCCGCGGCGACGGTGCTGACGCCGGGTTTCCGGGGCTGCCCGCTGGGCCTCGCCATCGCGGAATTCCCCGATCCCGGGCATCCGGCGCGGCAGGTGGCGGACCACCACAAGCAGGCGATGCGCGAGACGCTGCGCCGCCTCTGCACCGAGGCCGGCGCCCCCGCCACGCTGGGCGATTCCCTGCAACTGCTGATCGAGGGGGCCTTCGCCGTCGCCCCCGCTCTGGGCAATGAGGCGGCCTCCCGCTCGCTGGAAAGCTCCGCCCATGCGCTGATCGCGGCCAGCCTGCCGGCCTGA
- a CDS encoding efflux RND transporter periplasmic adaptor subunit encodes MHPPERKPLVALLLLTLAMAAPSLPHATLAQQPGTAPPAVTVAQPLRRQVTEWDEHLARLEPSARVQLRARVSGQVEAVHFRDGQVVRQGDLLFTLDRRPFEIAVDSAQAELARTQAQLVLAQQEVDRTLPLVGSRIAPVAQLDARRAALAEAVAQRDAAQAALRKAQLDLEWSEIRAPIGGRISDRRVDAGNLVQSGETLLTTILRIDPIYAVFDAPESDYLRLARLARSGARPSDQPTRADQGNPVEIRLADEDGWDHQGRMDFTDVALDPRSGTVRARALLSNPDLFLTPGVFARLRLRTGASDSLLLPDAAVAADQAERMVLTVAQDGTVVPKPVSLGPLVDGLRVIRSGLAPEDRVVVAGLHLARPGSRVTAEAGRIGPANAQLTQNQTQAR; translated from the coding sequence ATGCACCCTCCCGAACGCAAGCCTCTGGTCGCCCTCCTCCTTCTCACCCTGGCGATGGCGGCTCCTTCCCTGCCGCATGCCACCCTGGCGCAGCAGCCGGGCACCGCACCCCCCGCCGTCACCGTCGCCCAGCCGCTGCGGCGGCAGGTCACCGAGTGGGACGAGCACCTCGCCCGGCTGGAACCCTCCGCCCGCGTCCAGCTCCGTGCCCGCGTCTCCGGACAGGTGGAGGCGGTGCATTTCCGCGACGGGCAGGTGGTGCGGCAGGGCGACCTGCTCTTCACCCTCGACCGCCGCCCCTTCGAGATCGCGGTGGACAGCGCCCAGGCCGAGCTGGCCCGCACCCAGGCCCAGCTCGTGCTGGCGCAGCAGGAGGTGGACCGCACCCTGCCGCTGGTCGGCAGCCGCATCGCCCCGGTGGCGCAGCTCGACGCCCGCCGCGCCGCCCTGGCGGAGGCCGTGGCGCAGCGCGACGCCGCCCAGGCCGCGCTCCGCAAGGCGCAGCTCGACCTGGAATGGAGCGAGATCCGCGCCCCGATCGGCGGCCGCATCTCCGATCGCCGGGTGGATGCGGGGAACCTGGTGCAGTCGGGCGAGACGCTGCTGACCACGATCCTGCGGATCGACCCGATCTATGCCGTCTTCGACGCGCCGGAATCCGACTATCTCCGCCTCGCCCGGCTGGCGCGCAGCGGCGCGCGGCCCAGCGACCAGCCCACCCGCGCGGACCAGGGCAACCCGGTGGAGATCCGCCTCGCCGACGAGGACGGCTGGGATCACCAGGGGCGCATGGATTTCACCGACGTGGCGCTGGACCCGCGCAGCGGCACGGTGCGCGCCCGGGCGCTGCTGTCGAACCCGGACCTGTTCCTGACCCCCGGCGTCTTCGCCCGGCTGCGGCTGCGGACCGGGGCCTCCGACTCCCTGCTGCTGCCCGATGCCGCGGTGGCGGCGGACCAGGCCGAGCGCATGGTGCTGACCGTGGCGCAGGACGGCACGGTGGTGCCGAAGCCCGTCTCGCTCGGGCCCCTGGTGGACGGCCTGCGCGTGATCCGCAGCGGGCTGGCGCCGGAGGACCGGGTGGTGGTGGCGGGGCTGCACCTCGCCCGCCCCGGCAGCCGCGTCACCGCCGAGGCCGGGCGCATCGGCCCCGCCAACGCGCAACTCACGCAGAACCAGACCCAGGCGCGATAG